A stretch of the Tardiphaga sp. 709 genome encodes the following:
- a CDS encoding tail protein X, protein MSDNVERYVVEGSVMLDNLIWRRYRRETPRLAEKTLALNPGLAALGPFIPNGTVIMLPIEAPAKARVVPVIKLWD, encoded by the coding sequence ATGAGCGACAACGTCGAGCGCTATGTGGTCGAGGGCAGTGTCATGCTCGACAATCTGATTTGGCGTCGGTACCGGCGCGAGACGCCGCGGCTTGCCGAGAAGACGCTCGCCCTTAATCCGGGCCTTGCGGCTCTTGGCCCGTTCATCCCGAACGGCACGGTCATCATGCTGCCGATCGAGGCGCCCGCTAAAGCGCGAGTCGTGCCCGTGATCAAGCTCTGGGACTGA
- a CDS encoding glycosyl hydrolase yields the protein MPVQVTREAWRAIFPRAPQAVIDAFASKQSVLDAAGITETRTRLAYFVANIEHECGGFTIPNLTENINYTAARMAQVWPNRFKNAAAVQAKYGTASGWQKKAFDDIYGSRMGNRLGTSDGSTFIGRGGPQWTGRDGYANCEKRSGVPAVSIPQAVSQLDLQPEICAAFWSWKALNAKADVGNFKGLVKIWNGGTNGLADREHLMAGNDPIIARMAVAATAAAKVKPLPGGPATPVPPKSVVKDATKKERNARTTAGAAGSAAGLNEGAKTSTEVAGKPLMSSGMAYGLIGVAVVAVVILTVIIARKKAAVIRNWF from the coding sequence ATGCCGGTTCAAGTCACCCGCGAAGCTTGGCGGGCTATTTTTCCCCGTGCCCCTCAGGCAGTCATTGATGCCTTCGCGTCGAAGCAATCCGTTCTCGATGCTGCTGGGATTACGGAGACCCGCACGCGCCTCGCGTACTTTGTCGCAAATATCGAGCACGAGTGCGGCGGCTTCACCATTCCGAACCTCACGGAAAACATCAACTACACCGCGGCCCGGATGGCGCAGGTGTGGCCTAACCGTTTCAAGAATGCCGCAGCGGTGCAGGCCAAGTACGGTACCGCATCGGGGTGGCAGAAAAAGGCATTCGACGACATCTATGGCAGTCGCATGGGCAATCGGCTCGGCACATCCGATGGGTCTACGTTTATCGGCCGCGGCGGACCGCAGTGGACCGGTCGCGATGGCTACGCCAATTGCGAGAAGCGCTCCGGCGTCCCTGCAGTATCGATCCCGCAGGCCGTCTCGCAGCTCGATCTGCAGCCGGAGATCTGTGCAGCATTTTGGTCATGGAAGGCGCTCAACGCCAAGGCGGACGTCGGTAACTTCAAGGGGCTGGTGAAGATCTGGAACGGCGGCACGAACGGACTTGCCGACCGCGAACATCTCATGGCGGGCAATGATCCGATCATTGCTCGGATGGCCGTCGCAGCAACGGCCGCCGCGAAGGTCAAGCCTTTGCCTGGCGGGCCAGCGACGCCTGTGCCGCCCAAATCCGTGGTGAAGGATGCAACCAAGAAAGAGCGCAATGCGCGGACCACAGCCGGCGCTGCCGGCAGTGCTGCGGGCCTCAACGAGGGCGCCAAGACCAGCACCGAGGTTGCCGGAAAACCTCTGATGTCGTCGGGCATGGCTTATGGGCTCATCGGCGTCGCGGTCGTTGCCGTCGTCATCCTCACCGTCATCATCGCCCGCAAGAAAGCGGCCGTCATTCGCAACTGGTTTTAG
- a CDS encoding phage tail protein: MLCQLGACQFTVAPFNMHETDHEAGASFASHEVLGRMPDLEFVGEAAETWTIRGRLFPERFGGLGEMANLHAMRRTGSAQFFMRGDGVPMGWVVIERVTEKSTYIGPNGVGRVIEFEANLKRSGSPNAAGIFNALMDIFR; this comes from the coding sequence ATGCTCTGCCAGCTCGGGGCCTGCCAGTTCACGGTAGCGCCATTCAACATGCACGAGACCGATCACGAGGCCGGCGCGTCATTTGCCTCTCACGAGGTGCTTGGCCGGATGCCGGATCTCGAATTCGTCGGCGAAGCCGCGGAGACATGGACCATCCGGGGCCGGTTGTTTCCGGAGCGCTTCGGCGGTCTCGGAGAGATGGCGAACCTGCATGCGATGCGGCGTACCGGATCTGCGCAGTTCTTTATGCGCGGCGACGGTGTGCCGATGGGCTGGGTCGTGATCGAGCGGGTCACCGAGAAGTCGACCTATATCGGACCGAACGGCGTCGGCCGCGTGATCGAGTTTGAGGCCAACCTGAAGCGGTCCGGTAGTCCGAATGCGGCCGGCATCTTCAACGCCCTGATGGATATCTTCCGATGA
- a CDS encoding phage tail assembly protein, producing MTTIPLKKPITIGDQQITSVEIDEPCVGAIEAFENSKAANESDMTAMVKMLAAEFDWPVAAVRKIRTSDLVKISDALAPFVGADGHTGA from the coding sequence ATGACAACGATCCCTCTCAAGAAGCCGATTACGATCGGCGACCAGCAGATCACGTCCGTCGAGATCGACGAGCCGTGCGTCGGCGCCATCGAGGCATTCGAGAATTCCAAGGCGGCGAACGAAAGCGACATGACCGCCATGGTCAAGATGTTGGCCGCTGAGTTCGATTGGCCGGTCGCCGCCGTGCGCAAAATCCGTACGTCTGATCTGGTCAAGATCTCGGATGCGCTCGCCCCTTTCGTCGGGGCGGATGGTCACACTGGCGCGTGA
- a CDS encoding late control protein D, whose amino-acid sequence MRALFQINVGGSDVSNAFNQVLESLTVSDKEGTTSDTASITLDDANAQIAMPGIGDPMTILLGFDTTGVSLVFDGTVDTIRSAGTRGGGRTMVISAKGFDPKGKAKEPLEFHKDDASLEDFMSEAAGKAGMSMKVAGGLGSIKRPYWSAGTESFIHLGQRIAREVGGNFKIRGKTGIITEKNAGMSVSGLALGGVTALWGDNLIEWDISPAFARPRFQQARARFYDKDKAKWVEKLIEIPGQGASSPATHTHRQTRADEDEAKNSATDNSKSSEKERGGGSVTIVGNPAAQPGGGCIVAGARPGVDGSYKIESVEHTLTRSDGYKTKLELKHPEGDVGTDSR is encoded by the coding sequence GTGCGCGCGCTGTTTCAGATCAATGTCGGCGGCAGTGACGTCAGCAACGCTTTCAACCAGGTGCTGGAAAGCCTGACCGTGAGCGATAAGGAGGGCACGACGTCCGACACGGCCTCGATCACGCTCGACGACGCCAATGCCCAGATCGCCATGCCGGGCATCGGCGATCCGATGACCATTCTGCTCGGTTTCGATACGACCGGCGTTTCTCTTGTGTTCGACGGTACCGTTGACACCATCCGTTCCGCCGGCACACGGGGCGGCGGCCGAACGATGGTCATCAGCGCCAAGGGCTTCGATCCGAAGGGCAAGGCGAAAGAGCCGCTCGAATTCCATAAGGACGATGCGTCGCTCGAGGACTTTATGAGCGAGGCGGCCGGCAAGGCTGGCATGTCGATGAAAGTCGCGGGCGGTCTCGGTTCGATCAAGCGGCCTTACTGGTCGGCCGGCACCGAGAGCTTCATTCATCTCGGTCAGCGGATCGCGCGAGAAGTTGGCGGCAATTTCAAAATCCGGGGGAAAACCGGGATCATCACCGAGAAGAACGCGGGCATGTCCGTTTCCGGACTAGCCCTTGGTGGCGTGACGGCCTTGTGGGGCGATAATCTGATCGAATGGGATATCTCCCCGGCCTTCGCGCGCCCGCGCTTCCAGCAAGCACGCGCGCGGTTCTACGACAAAGACAAGGCCAAGTGGGTCGAGAAGCTGATCGAGATCCCGGGGCAGGGGGCGTCGTCGCCGGCAACACATACGCATCGGCAGACGCGGGCCGATGAGGATGAGGCCAAGAATTCGGCGACCGACAATTCGAAGTCGTCGGAGAAAGAGCGCGGCGGCGGTTCGGTAACGATCGTCGGCAATCCCGCGGCGCAGCCGGGTGGCGGGTGCATCGTTGCCGGCGCGCGGCCTGGCGTCGATGGCTCATACAAGATTGAGAGTGTCGAGCACACGCTCACGCGTAGCGATGGTTACAAGACCAAGCTCGAACTGAAGCATCCGGAAGGCGACGTCGGTACCGACAGCCGGTAG
- a CDS encoding DUF4815 domain-containing protein produces MTDARNNLPAYQNTFDRAKGFQRLAHHWDRFLTANELNVAQDIEANRVKQIADAFWRDGSLVSGGAIVLGPIVNATVEARLAAAKVYIRGAVHDIEARNLVVSAVGTVVIGIRLRTYTVSYEDDPTLKGQAPGTRAQGEPGASALVMKGRWGFEGDGEEGDFFPIHTIKDGVIDTPVEPGMDDAWANLLARYDREAHGGYVVEGFKVQALGLENAKQVFTVSEGTINVYGYKRTRPASYRLRVDEEPEVLLIDDEPHAVNSGTQTIVVRFAPIAEILEVTIIAEKTVTLTHGAFTGVSDALPDPTVLSIREVKQGATVYAATTSYKLTGAAVDWSPGGAEVAPGSTYQVTYQYLTNAVPTNIQRDRFDITGAANDTTAFLKYKTKLPRFDAVVADQTGAISYLKGISSLYAPQVVVVPPTLHKLADVENLWGLVPNVRQVATVRMPFNDLRSLEGMVGDLYALVSEERLQRDVDRKEVAAKRGVFVDPLIDDDMRDQGIVQTGAIFSGKLWLPVIPTVTTLPVLETTLSYIGENVFEQRQITGETKINPYQVFGPPATDVALNPSVDLWTDTQDVWTSINTSRTVMQYFGTHVFGQLMNSQQEVIDRVTSSNTVAQETIRTRNVTFTINKWGFNELLKSVKFDDIDVTPAGEIRADANGTLVSSFAIPAGVPVGVKHVAFEGFGGSKANALYTAYGWTTTVMNERTVITTFWYESDPVAQTFRLQEPRQVLGVDVKFTKIGDRNKPVRIQIREVELGIPTERVVAEALIDMHTVTAIDPLSVAPRTEADWTFARFERATTLREDRSYSITILTEDGTHSVAIADLGGFDQINGWVTSNAFTAGTFLDGSDARTWLPKPGRSLTFRLRTAKYSPVTRTVEIGEVNVVACSDLMPLLVSERPENTAIEVEFEAPNGAKYITGPSVNVQLPSAITGAVKVRLRLTGSSVLAPQMLPYIQVVAGAIQAEGDYVSRAFDAGTDSKVRLICDVYLPSTSTFTANIQSAVGGDGLPVWSAPTLEKATPLGDGWEERQYMLDHVNSAITRGKVKITGGPSARSNVRSIRIVAVKSTTG; encoded by the coding sequence ATGACTGACGCTCGCAACAATCTTCCCGCCTACCAAAATACGTTCGATCGTGCGAAGGGGTTTCAGCGTCTCGCTCATCATTGGGATCGCTTCCTGACGGCGAATGAACTGAACGTCGCTCAGGACATTGAAGCAAACCGCGTGAAGCAGATTGCCGACGCCTTCTGGCGAGATGGCTCGCTCGTCAGCGGCGGTGCGATCGTGCTCGGTCCCATCGTCAATGCGACCGTTGAAGCGCGGCTGGCCGCAGCCAAGGTCTACATCCGCGGCGCGGTTCATGACATCGAGGCGCGTAACCTCGTTGTGTCGGCCGTCGGTACCGTCGTCATCGGCATCCGCCTGCGGACCTACACTGTAAGCTATGAGGACGATCCGACTCTGAAGGGGCAGGCTCCCGGCACGCGCGCGCAGGGCGAGCCCGGGGCGTCGGCCCTCGTTATGAAGGGGCGCTGGGGATTCGAGGGTGACGGCGAGGAAGGCGATTTCTTCCCGATCCACACCATCAAAGATGGCGTTATCGACACGCCGGTAGAGCCAGGCATGGATGACGCGTGGGCAAACCTGCTCGCACGATATGACCGCGAAGCGCACGGCGGCTATGTCGTTGAGGGCTTCAAGGTGCAGGCCCTTGGGCTCGAGAACGCAAAGCAAGTCTTCACGGTCTCGGAAGGCACCATCAACGTCTACGGCTACAAGCGTACCCGGCCTGCTTCGTATCGCCTTCGCGTCGACGAAGAGCCGGAAGTCCTGCTGATCGACGATGAGCCCCATGCTGTCAATTCCGGCACGCAGACGATCGTGGTCCGCTTCGCTCCGATCGCCGAGATCCTCGAAGTCACGATCATCGCAGAGAAGACGGTCACACTGACGCACGGCGCCTTCACGGGCGTCTCCGATGCGCTGCCGGACCCCACTGTGCTCTCGATCCGCGAAGTGAAGCAGGGCGCCACAGTCTATGCGGCGACAACCAGCTACAAGCTGACCGGTGCTGCCGTCGATTGGTCGCCGGGCGGTGCCGAAGTCGCGCCGGGCTCGACCTATCAGGTCACTTATCAGTACCTGACCAACGCAGTGCCGACCAACATCCAGCGTGATCGTTTCGACATCACGGGTGCAGCTAACGATACGACCGCGTTCCTCAAGTACAAGACCAAGCTTCCGCGGTTTGACGCTGTGGTCGCTGACCAGACGGGTGCGATCTCTTACCTGAAGGGCATTTCGTCCCTCTATGCGCCGCAGGTGGTGGTTGTGCCGCCAACGCTGCATAAATTGGCCGATGTCGAGAACCTATGGGGGCTTGTGCCGAATGTGCGCCAGGTCGCGACAGTCCGCATGCCGTTCAACGATCTTCGCAGCCTCGAAGGCATGGTCGGCGATCTCTATGCCCTCGTTTCCGAAGAGCGGCTTCAACGCGACGTCGATCGGAAGGAAGTCGCGGCAAAGCGGGGCGTGTTCGTCGATCCGCTGATCGACGACGATATGCGCGACCAGGGCATCGTCCAAACCGGTGCGATCTTCAGCGGCAAGTTGTGGCTGCCGGTTATCCCGACCGTTACGACGTTGCCCGTTCTGGAAACGACGCTGTCCTATATCGGCGAGAACGTTTTCGAGCAGCGCCAGATCACGGGCGAGACCAAGATCAATCCCTATCAGGTCTTTGGCCCGCCCGCGACCGATGTCGCGCTGAACCCATCTGTCGATCTCTGGACCGACACGCAGGACGTTTGGACGTCGATCAACACGTCCCGCACGGTCATGCAGTATTTCGGCACGCACGTCTTCGGCCAGCTGATGAATTCGCAGCAGGAAGTGATCGACCGCGTCACGTCGTCGAACACTGTGGCGCAGGAAACCATTCGTACCCGCAACGTCACGTTCACGATCAACAAATGGGGCTTCAATGAGCTTTTGAAGTCGGTCAAGTTCGACGACATCGACGTGACCCCGGCCGGTGAAATTCGGGCGGATGCGAACGGTACGCTCGTATCGTCGTTTGCAATCCCGGCTGGTGTCCCGGTCGGTGTGAAGCACGTCGCCTTCGAGGGCTTTGGCGGATCTAAGGCTAACGCGCTCTACACGGCCTATGGCTGGACGACGACGGTGATGAACGAGCGCACCGTCATTACGACCTTCTGGTATGAATCGGACCCTGTTGCACAGACCTTCCGCCTGCAGGAACCGCGTCAGGTTCTCGGGGTGGACGTGAAGTTCACCAAGATCGGCGATCGCAACAAGCCTGTACGTATCCAGATCCGCGAAGTCGAACTCGGCATCCCCACAGAGCGCGTCGTGGCGGAGGCTCTGATCGACATGCACACCGTTACGGCCATCGACCCGCTGTCGGTCGCGCCGCGTACGGAAGCCGATTGGACCTTCGCACGGTTCGAGCGCGCCACCACCCTGCGGGAGGACCGCAGCTACTCGATCACGATTCTGACCGAAGACGGCACTCATTCGGTCGCCATCGCCGATCTCGGCGGCTTTGACCAGATCAATGGTTGGGTGACGAGCAATGCGTTCACGGCGGGCACGTTCCTGGACGGTTCGGATGCGCGGACCTGGCTTCCGAAGCCCGGCCGTTCGCTGACCTTTCGCCTGCGCACCGCCAAGTATTCTCCGGTCACGCGCACCGTCGAAATTGGTGAGGTCAACGTGGTGGCCTGTTCTGATCTGATGCCGCTTTTGGTTTCCGAGCGGCCGGAGAACACGGCGATCGAGGTCGAGTTCGAGGCGCCCAACGGCGCTAAATACATTACGGGGCCGTCCGTCAACGTTCAGCTGCCGTCGGCGATCACCGGCGCGGTGAAGGTCCGCCTTCGGCTCACCGGGTCGAGTGTTCTGGCTCCGCAGATGTTGCCGTACATACAGGTCGTGGCAGGCGCGATCCAGGCGGAAGGCGACTATGTCAGCCGCGCTTTCGATGCCGGGACCGACTCGAAGGTCCGTCTGATCTGCGACGTGTATCTGCCCTCGACGTCGACCTTCACGGCGAACATCCAATCGGCAGTTGGCGGCGATGGTCTCCCGGTGTGGTCGGCACCGACACTCGAAAAGGCGACGCCGCTGGGCGATGGGTGGGAAGAGCGCCAGTACATGCTCGATCACGTCAACAGCGCCATCACGCGCGGCAAAGTCAAAATCACCGGCGGTCCCAGCGCGCGCTCCAACGTCCGCAGCATCCGCATCGTCGCAGTCAAGTCCACGACGGGTTAG
- a CDS encoding baseplate J/gp47 family protein, with protein MTTASPLELALYRLPLPVVVRELDYEASLASRTAQFKALWEAKRAADPDLPAFDTLVLESDPAKALLEVAAFGDMLFVGELNDTARVVRVVSFAQGSDLELHAAEVDLTRRTDEKDPELRSRVVTRRRGSSAAGPDDWYLWHAQAASKDVAEVNVDDGGGWVDVAVRSKVGDGVPDAALLAALRAVLTSRAVRPRCIRVTVSPAVPKLVNVRAELTLDPDAIDPVFEAARDGFAAAFDAHVRLGRDITRTWLTSQLSPLGVKSVNLIEPAADLVIAPNEIAKRGVTLITQAGRDW; from the coding sequence ATGACGACGGCTTCCCCGCTGGAGCTTGCGCTATACCGGTTGCCGCTTCCCGTCGTGGTGCGGGAGCTGGATTATGAGGCGTCGCTCGCTTCCCGCACCGCGCAGTTCAAGGCGTTGTGGGAGGCGAAGCGGGCTGCAGATCCGGACCTGCCGGCGTTCGATACGCTCGTGCTTGAAAGTGATCCGGCCAAGGCTTTGCTCGAAGTCGCAGCCTTCGGCGACATGCTGTTCGTCGGCGAGTTGAACGATACCGCTCGCGTGGTGCGGGTTGTGAGTTTCGCACAGGGCAGTGATCTTGAGCTCCATGCTGCCGAAGTCGATCTGACCCGCCGGACGGACGAGAAGGATCCGGAGTTGCGCTCGCGTGTCGTCACGCGTCGGCGCGGATCGTCCGCCGCCGGGCCGGATGACTGGTATCTTTGGCACGCGCAGGCGGCGTCGAAGGATGTCGCGGAAGTCAATGTCGATGACGGCGGCGGCTGGGTCGACGTCGCTGTGCGCTCGAAGGTCGGCGACGGTGTTCCCGATGCTGCTTTGTTGGCGGCCCTTCGCGCGGTTCTTACATCGCGGGCTGTTCGGCCGCGCTGCATTCGGGTCACCGTGTCGCCGGCCGTGCCTAAGCTGGTCAATGTCCGGGCAGAGCTGACCCTCGACCCCGACGCGATCGACCCGGTATTTGAGGCGGCACGTGACGGCTTTGCCGCGGCGTTCGATGCGCATGTCCGCCTCGGTCGAGACATCACGCGCACGTGGCTGACGTCGCAGCTTTCGCCGCTGGGCGTAAAGTCCGTCAACTTGATCGAGCCGGCCGCCGACCTGGTCATCGCGCCTAACGAGATCGCGAAACGCGGGGTGACGTTGATCACCCAAGCGGGTCGGGATTGGTGA
- a CDS encoding phage tail protein, with translation MVDTLEAVLPPNSTALERSLAEVMDTRAPLSPQIPRLGTIGTTEFPADWLPWLVIHYGLDRIAPYVGDLLRTLIEGRPWQRVRGTPSATEDFVLDWLGFVGLDVPDGYGGSGPIEEERVGDVKWWLYQIALAEAPDGLNNVVRLIGADDLSRNAGTVLGRIYGGYDIRPMRLDMMRLDGALLDDWSGVYLDGIKPKLSFGGMHGEEVDFGVHVFGGGIGQTSGTARFEEGFVLDRSALDGEALEPSVVAIQASLSGETINLADDVLMPWPNAPWPNVTYSDFEPFTIYGGYNGASSN, from the coding sequence ATGGTGGATACGCTCGAAGCAGTTCTTCCGCCGAACTCGACGGCGTTGGAGCGGTCTCTTGCCGAGGTGATGGATACGCGCGCGCCGCTGTCGCCGCAGATCCCGCGTCTCGGCACCATCGGAACGACGGAGTTCCCGGCCGACTGGCTTCCTTGGTTGGTCATTCATTATGGCTTGGACCGGATCGCGCCCTATGTCGGGGATCTTCTGCGCACACTGATCGAAGGCCGGCCTTGGCAGCGGGTTCGAGGCACGCCGTCGGCGACTGAAGACTTTGTCCTGGATTGGCTGGGCTTCGTTGGTCTCGATGTGCCCGACGGTTACGGCGGCTCGGGCCCGATCGAGGAAGAGCGGGTCGGCGACGTCAAGTGGTGGCTGTATCAGATCGCCTTGGCTGAGGCGCCTGACGGACTGAACAACGTCGTACGGCTGATCGGTGCCGATGACCTGTCGCGGAACGCCGGGACGGTTCTAGGTCGCATCTATGGGGGATACGACATCCGCCCCATGCGGCTCGACATGATGCGCCTGGACGGCGCTCTGCTCGATGATTGGTCCGGCGTCTATCTGGACGGCATCAAGCCGAAGCTTTCGTTTGGCGGGATGCATGGCGAGGAAGTCGACTTCGGCGTTCACGTCTTCGGCGGCGGCATCGGCCAAACATCAGGCACGGCCCGCTTCGAGGAAGGGTTCGTTCTCGACCGCTCGGCCCTCGATGGCGAGGCTCTTGAACCGTCCGTCGTCGCGATCCAGGCGTCGCTCTCCGGCGAAACGATCAACCTTGCTGACGATGTTCTGATGCCGTGGCCGAACGCGCCCTGGCCGAACGTCACCTATTCCGACTTTGAACCTTTCACCATTTACGGGGGCTATAATGGCGCTTCTAGTAACTAG
- a CDS encoding phage tail tape measure protein, with protein sequence MGTLTSQLIVSLIDRVTGPAKTVGNSMQNLSGRIKSVTATQAAAASRLQGQMLGAVAAGYGLQKALSAPISIASQFESSLLDIGQKADLSDGSIKTLGERIRALAPLINQTSAEVAKGIDTLVGFGLDPERAETLIKPIGKAATAYKASVDDLAKAGYSALDNLKLKAEDFGKALDVMAQSGKEGAFEIKDMASEFPSLTASAQALKMEGVTAIGRLTAALQIARKGAASGSEAATNTANLMQKIISPETTKKFTKLGVDIRKELKKTQEAGGDVFEMIAGQTNKALKGDLSKLGDLFEDAQVQKFLRPLMQNLDEYKKIRDKALGAKGVVDADFARRMVTNAARTAAFSIRLKELGMSIGNILLPAMNSLMGGLAPVIKGFEKFADAHPHLVGGAVKVAASLIALRVAAIGARYAMAFMGAAALTALAPLRLLPAAIGAFAAGLVAMTRPLALATAALRVFKLALLGTGIGVALVAIGAAAAFVANNMKGIGAGFTAFFNAVKAGLDGDRFPALTAAMEKLGAAWKLVTGEIDTAKWEAWGAGAGTSVANAITGIADALDGVVRKWESFKSVWNQIQDVLNFDVGRYAVDKVGEGAAALGIRSDGSPKAKSARDAYRRQFNEDRGRLGVPVIGGDVFKSGSNPVQHLDGSSQAAGAGAKTGASYKQNFEAELDGVTSMIAQKMSQWGAMLGSFSASPTITPKFGPVPSGGGQKGAALNGVSARQQAAFADYGFKTV encoded by the coding sequence ATGGGAACGCTCACTAGCCAGCTCATCGTTTCTTTGATCGATAGGGTCACCGGTCCAGCCAAGACCGTGGGCAATTCGATGCAGAATCTGAGTGGCCGCATCAAGTCGGTGACGGCAACGCAGGCGGCGGCAGCCTCACGTCTGCAAGGCCAGATGCTCGGGGCCGTCGCCGCCGGCTACGGCCTGCAGAAGGCGCTTTCGGCGCCGATCTCGATCGCGTCGCAATTCGAGTCGTCGCTGCTCGATATCGGGCAGAAGGCGGACCTCAGCGATGGGTCGATTAAAACGCTGGGGGAGCGGATCCGCGCCCTCGCGCCGCTGATCAACCAGACGTCGGCCGAAGTGGCGAAGGGCATCGATACGCTGGTTGGCTTCGGTCTCGATCCGGAGCGCGCGGAGACCCTGATCAAGCCGATCGGCAAGGCGGCAACCGCTTACAAGGCGTCGGTCGACGATCTGGCCAAGGCGGGCTACTCGGCGCTCGATAACCTGAAGCTGAAGGCGGAAGACTTCGGCAAGGCGCTCGACGTCATGGCGCAGTCGGGCAAGGAAGGCGCCTTCGAAATTAAGGACATGGCGTCGGAGTTTCCGTCGCTCACGGCGTCCGCCCAGGCGTTGAAGATGGAAGGTGTGACGGCGATCGGCCGGCTGACGGCGGCGCTGCAGATCGCGCGCAAGGGCGCTGCAAGCGGCAGTGAGGCCGCGACGAACACCGCCAACCTGATGCAGAAAATCATCTCGCCGGAGACGACGAAGAAATTCACCAAGCTCGGGGTCGACATCCGCAAGGAGCTAAAGAAAACCCAAGAAGCCGGGGGCGACGTCTTCGAGATGATCGCAGGTCAGACAAACAAGGCGCTCAAAGGGGATCTGTCGAAGCTCGGGGACCTTTTCGAAGATGCGCAGGTACAGAAGTTCTTGCGCCCGCTCATGCAGAACCTCGACGAGTACAAGAAAATCCGGGACAAGGCGCTCGGTGCCAAGGGCGTCGTCGATGCCGACTTTGCGCGCCGGATGGTAACGAACGCAGCTCGCACCGCGGCCTTCAGCATCCGGCTTAAGGAGCTGGGCATGTCGATCGGCAACATCCTGCTGCCGGCGATGAATAGCTTGATGGGTGGCCTGGCCCCGGTGATCAAGGGCTTCGAGAAGTTCGCGGACGCGCATCCACATCTCGTCGGCGGCGCCGTCAAGGTGGCAGCCTCGCTGATTGCGCTGCGCGTCGCTGCGATCGGCGCCCGCTACGCGATGGCGTTCATGGGCGCTGCCGCGCTCACGGCGCTGGCGCCGCTGCGCTTGCTGCCGGCCGCGATCGGCGCATTCGCGGCGGGGCTCGTTGCGATGACGCGGCCACTGGCGCTGGCGACTGCGGCGCTCCGGGTATTCAAGCTGGCGCTGCTCGGCACCGGCATCGGTGTCGCGCTGGTGGCGATCGGCGCTGCGGCGGCCTTCGTGGCGAACAACATGAAGGGAATCGGTGCCGGCTTTACGGCGTTCTTCAATGCTGTCAAAGCCGGGCTCGATGGCGACCGTTTCCCGGCGCTTACGGCGGCCATGGAGAAGCTTGGCGCAGCGTGGAAGCTGGTGACCGGCGAGATCGATACGGCGAAGTGGGAGGCCTGGGGCGCCGGAGCGGGCACGTCCGTCGCAAACGCGATCACCGGCATTGCAGACGCCCTCGATGGCGTGGTCCGGAAATGGGAGAGCTTCAAGTCCGTCTGGAATCAGATTCAGGACGTGCTTAACTTCGACGTCGGCCGCTACGCCGTGGACAAGGTCGGCGAGGGGGCGGCAGCTCTCGGCATCCGATCGGACGGCAGCCCTAAGGCGAAGTCCGCGCGGGACGCCTACCGACGCCAGTTCAATGAAGATCGCGGCCGGCTCGGCGTCCCGGTAATCGGCGGTGACGTGTTCAAGAGCGGCAGCAATCCTGTCCAGCATTTGGACGGTTCATCGCAGGCGGCCGGTGCCGGCGCCAAGACCGGTGCGTCTTACAAACAGAATTTCGAGGCCGAGCTTGACGGCGTTACCAGCATGATTGCGCAGAAGATGTCGCAGTGGGGTGCCATGCTGGGCAGCTTCTCGGCATCGCCGACGATCACGCCGAAATTTGGCCCGGTCCCATCGGGCGGCGGGCAGAAGGGCGCCGCCCTCAACGGCGTTAGTGCTCGTCAACAGGCAGCCTTTGCCGATTACGGCTTCAAAACGGTGTAA
- a CDS encoding phage major tail tube protein encodes MSLHIQEAVTLFVGDDGPNNSKHLNLSSIKLPTLEEKSQTHFGGGAIGEITIGGLGLSALEVTFGIKGYDPQIMSQFGLGVRRSLNYTMYGAVRDIKGNAPVELKAVIQGRMLRLEGDDLQRGELVGHSHTIQEILHYALFWNGVEKYYYDFWTSDWRVDGVSQNADIRNILRIPGAS; translated from the coding sequence ATGTCGCTTCATATTCAAGAGGCCGTCACCCTGTTCGTCGGCGACGACGGCCCGAACAACAGCAAGCACCTTAACCTGTCGTCGATCAAATTGCCGACGCTCGAAGAAAAGAGCCAGACGCATTTCGGCGGCGGTGCCATCGGCGAAATCACCATCGGCGGGCTTGGCCTCAGCGCTCTTGAGGTCACGTTTGGCATCAAGGGCTATGATCCGCAGATCATGAGCCAGTTCGGCTTGGGAGTTCGCCGCAGCCTGAATTACACCATGTACGGCGCGGTCCGCGACATTAAGGGGAATGCGCCGGTCGAGCTGAAGGCGGTGATTCAGGGGCGCATGTTGCGCCTCGAAGGGGATGATCTGCAGCGGGGCGAACTCGTCGGCCACTCGCACACCATCCAAGAAATTCTGCACTACGCGCTCTTCTGGAACGGCGTCGAGAAATACTACTACGATTTCTGGACATCGGACTGGCGGGTGGATGGGGTGTCGCAGAATGCCGACATTCGCAACATCCTCCGCATTCCCGGCGCGAGCTGA